Genomic DNA from Nitrospirota bacterium:
CCCTTTTTCTTTAACCATTGCAGGGGGTCAACAGGTTTTCCTTTATGCCGTATCTCAAAATAAAGGGTAGGGACATTCGACAATCCTGATTCACCTATCTTCCCGACCGCAACGCCTTTTTTAATTATATCACCAGTGTTATGAAAAATCTCCGACATGTGGCCGTATAAGCTATGATACCCGCTGCCGTGATTTATTATCAACAGCAGGCCGTATCCCTTGAACCAGTCGGCATAGACGACTTTGCCGTCAGCCACTGCCTTGGGTTCGCTCCCTTTATCAGTCTTTATCTCTATCCCGTTTTTAAAAACCGCGATGTTGTACTGCGGGTCATTGTATTTACCGAACGGTACAATAACTTCACCTGTGATAGGCCAGGGGAGACGCCCCTTCAGCGCACCGAATCCGTTTCCAACTGCCGCTTCCTCAGGTTTTTCCCTGTCAAGGCTCTCTATCATCTCGCGGAGCTTCTCGGATGATTCTTCAAGCTCTTTAATCATTTTTTCATAAGAGCTTCGCTTGCTTCTGACTGATGCAAGAAGTTTGTCCCTCTTTTCCCGCTCTGTTTCCAGTTCCTTTGTCTTCTTTTCAAGATTGTCCTTGCTTGCCTGTAGGTCTTTCTCCATGGCCTCCAGATCGCGCTTTTTCAGGTTGACCTCATTCAGCCCGCTGCTGAAGGTCTTCATAAGCCTGTTGTCCTGATATGCGACAAGACTTACGTATTTGGCCCTTCTGATCAGGTCCTGGTAATCTTTTGCGGTGACAAGAAGAAGGGCCTTACTGCTGTATTGCTGTTTATAGAGCGCCTTCAGCCGTTCTTTTAAATGCTGTTTCTTCTGCTCCAGCTTTCCGGTCAGGGTCATGATCTCGTTCTCGAGGCCTTTTATATTCAACTGTGTTTGTAATATGCGCTCATCGTAATGCTTCATCTCATTCTGTTTCTTTTTGACATTTTTATTTATCCCCTCAATCTCCGACAGGACGGACTTCTCTTTTTCTATCACTTCCTTTACTTCCTGCTTTTTCTTTTTCAACTGTTCTTCAACTTCTGAGAGCTGTTTCTTGGCGTTGGCGGCATGAAGAAGTGAGAAGTGAGAAGTAAGAAATGAGAAGACAAGAAAGCAGGAAATAAAAAGTAAGATTTCAATCTTCCACTTCCTACTTCCCATTTCCTACTTCCCACTTTCCATTTTAGTATCTTATCTTCCCGACGGCGATGAAGCTTCCTATGAAACCCGTTACCGCTCCTGCAAGCGGCGCGGGCACATAGACCTTCAGGGGGAGATATAGCATGATCGCGCTGACTGACGGCAGATAATCAGGGGCCTTATGAATTACAAAAGCGTATAAGCCGTAAAGCACAAGGGAACTGGCTGCGCCGCCGAGGACCCCGATAAGAAGCCCTTCAAGTAAAAACGGCAGTCTTATAAAACTCCTTGTCGCCCCCAATAATTTCAGCGTTTCAATTTCATCTTTCCTTCTGTAGAAGAATATCTTGATGGTGCTGTAGGTGACAAACACAATGGCGATAAATACCGCGCTGCCCAGGAAAAGCGAGCCGATCTTCAAAACGCCGGAAAGGGTATTGAGGGATGACAGCCATTTTTCGCCGTACTCCACATCTTCCACGCCGTTCATCTGTTTTATCTGCTCGGCCTTCCGTTCTACAAGCTCCGGCTTCAGCGCCTCCCTTTTCAGCGACAGTTCGAATGAAGAGGGAAGGGGGTTGTTTTCAAAGCCTTCAAGGATTGAACTGTTTGGGCCAAGCGCCAGGCGGAGCTCCTGCAGGGCCTGCTCTTTAGGTATGTATTTTATTGCCTCGACGTCAGGGTCTTTCTCAAAAATATTTTTTAACGCGTCCTCTGATTCTTTGCTCAAGCCGTCTTTCATATATACAACCAGTCCAAAATCCCTGGACCAGCGTTTTAGCACGAAATCAATATTTAAGGTAATTGTCATAAACGCGCTCAGTATCAATAAGCCGATGCTGATGGACAGGACGGTCAGCAGGTTTATCCATTTCTCATGCCAGAGACTCCTCAGCGCGGTCTGGAGCGCAAAAATAAAAATTCTCACTCGATGGTCTCCTTTTCAATATGGGTATCTCTTAAATGAAACACCCTCCTGCCCGTGCCGTGGAAAAGGGCATCGTTATGAGTCGCAATAAGAACAGTGGTCCCCCTCGCGTTTATTTCCTTGAACAGGTCCGTGATCGTCTTTGATGTCTCGGCGTCAAGGTTTCCTGTAGGCTCGTCCGCAAGAAGAACAGTGGGCTTTGACACCATGGCCCGCGCAATTACAACCCTCTGCTGCTCTCCGCCTGAAAGATGAGGGGGAAAAGTGTTCGCCTTGTGCGATATTTTTACTTCTTTAAGCACGGCACTTACTATTTCCTTTATCTCCTTAGGCGGCATGTCGTGTATCCTCAATGCAAGGGCCACGTTATCGAAGACCGTTTTATTTGAAAGCAGCCTGAAATCCTGGAACACTATGCCGACGTTGCGCCTTAAATACGGGATGGTGCCCTGCTTTAATTTCCCGACGTCCCAGCTTGCAACAACTATCTGCCCCTGGTCGGGACGCTCCGCGCAGTAGATTAGTTTGAGCAGGGTTGTCTTTCCCGCGCCGCTCGGGCCGGTTATGTAGGCGAGTTCACCTTTCTCAATGGTGAATGAAATATCTTTAAGAACAACATCTTCATCGTAAAATTTCGAGACGTTTGTAAAC
This window encodes:
- a CDS encoding peptidoglycan DD-metalloendopeptidase family protein, yielding MGSRKWKIEILLFISCFLVFSFLTSHFSLLHAANAKKQLSEVEEQLKKKKQEVKEVIEKEKSVLSEIEGINKNVKKKQNEMKHYDERILQTQLNIKGLENEIMTLTGKLEQKKQHLKERLKALYKQQYSSKALLLVTAKDYQDLIRRAKYVSLVAYQDNRLMKTFSSGLNEVNLKKRDLEAMEKDLQASKDNLEKKTKELETEREKRDKLLASVRSKRSSYEKMIKELEESSEKLREMIESLDREKPEEAAVGNGFGALKGRLPWPITGEVIVPFGKYNDPQYNIAVFKNGIEIKTDKGSEPKAVADGKVVYADWFKGYGLLLIINHGSGYHSLYGHMSEIFHNTGDIIKKGVAVGKIGESGLSNVPTLYFEIRHKGKPVDPLQWLKKKGR
- a CDS encoding ABC transporter permease, with the translated sequence MRIFIFALQTALRSLWHEKWINLLTVLSISIGLLILSAFMTITLNIDFVLKRWSRDFGLVVYMKDGLSKESEDALKNIFEKDPDVEAIKYIPKEQALQELRLALGPNSSILEGFENNPLPSSFELSLKREALKPELVERKAEQIKQMNGVEDVEYGEKWLSSLNTLSGVLKIGSLFLGSAVFIAIVFVTYSTIKIFFYRRKDEIETLKLLGATRSFIRLPFLLEGLLIGVLGGAASSLVLYGLYAFVIHKAPDYLPSVSAIMLYLPLKVYVPAPLAGAVTGFIGSFIAVGKIRY
- the ftsE gene encoding cell division ATP-binding protein FtsE; this encodes MIQFTNVSKFYDEDVVLKDISFTIEKGELAYITGPSGAGKTTLLKLIYCAERPDQGQIVVASWDVGKLKQGTIPYLRRNVGIVFQDFRLLSNKTVFDNVALALRIHDMPPKEIKEIVSAVLKEVKISHKANTFPPHLSGGEQQRVVIARAMVSKPTVLLADEPTGNLDAETSKTITDLFKEINARGTTVLIATHNDALFHGTGRRVFHLRDTHIEKETIE